Proteins from a single region of Candidatus Cloacimonadota bacterium:
- a CDS encoding SprT family zinc-dependent metalloprotease encodes MSLDYKVVIKHSKRKTASIYIERDSSITVIVPDGTTDLEVQNLLKQNEYKIYKYQTKRALLNEKAIKRELVNGQSFLYLGRNYYLQYSDEVDGIQFKGRHFYAPEGSEDKLKGMFKEFYRQRGKKFIEPRVYRFAEMMGLKVEAVSIIDLKNRWASCSVQRPKVNFNWKIMMAPVSVINYLIVHELAHFKHKRHSKDFWNEVDKIVPDYQKQVQWLKEYGAGLDV; translated from the coding sequence ATGAGTCTGGATTACAAAGTAGTAATCAAACATAGCAAGCGCAAGACAGCATCAATCTATATCGAAAGGGATAGCTCTATTACGGTGATCGTTCCCGATGGAACTACTGACCTTGAAGTGCAAAACCTCCTCAAGCAAAACGAATATAAGATATACAAATATCAGACAAAGCGGGCATTGCTGAATGAGAAAGCCATCAAACGGGAATTGGTGAACGGGCAATCCTTCCTGTATCTGGGTAGAAACTACTATCTGCAATATAGTGACGAGGTGGATGGCATCCAATTCAAAGGCAGGCACTTTTATGCTCCTGAGGGCTCTGAGGACAAGCTGAAGGGAATGTTCAAGGAATTCTATAGACAGCGGGGTAAGAAATTCATAGAACCGCGTGTATATCGCTTTGCTGAGATGATGGGATTGAAAGTGGAAGCTGTATCCATCATAGATCTCAAAAACAGATGGGCATCGTGTTCAGTGCAGCGTCCCAAGGTGAACTTCAATTGGAAGATCATGATGGCACCCGTGAGTGTTATCAATTATCTGATAGTGCATGAATTAGCGCATTTCAAACATAAGAGGCACAGCAAGGACTTCTGGAATGAAGTGGATAAGATAGTCCCGGATTATCAGAAGCAGGTGCAGTGGCTGAAGGAATATGGGGCGGGGTTGGATGTGTAA